The following DNA comes from Mycobacteroides immunogenum.
TGTCTGAGAGGTGACGCATAGCCGATTGAGGCGAATTCAGTGATCCTATGCTGCCAAGAAAAGCCTCTAGTGAGTTCACACACGGCCCGTACCCCAAACCAACACAGGTGGTCAGGTAGAGAATACTAAGGCGTACGAGATAACTATGGTTAAGGAACTCGGCAAAATACCCCCGTAACTTCGGGAGAAGGGGGACCTCGCTTGGTGACCGGACTTGCTCCGTGAGCTGATCGGGGTCGCAGAGACCAGTGAGAAGCGACTGTTTACTAAAAACACAGGTCCGTGCGAAGTCGCAAGACGATGTATACGGACTGACGCCTGCCCGGTGCTGGAAGGTTAAGAGGACCCGTTAACCCTTGGGTGAAGCGGAGAATTTAAGCCCCAGTAAACGGCGGTGGTAACTATAACCATCCTAAGGTAGCGAAATTCCTTGTCGGGTAAGTTCCGACCTGCACGAATGGCGTAACGACTTCTCAACTGTCTCAACCATAGACTCGGCGAAATTGCACTACGAGTAAAGATGCTCGTTACGCGCGGCAGGACGAAAAGACCCCGGGACCTTCACTATAGCTTGGTATTGGCGTTTGGTTCGGTTTGTGTAGGATAGGTGGGAGACTGTGAAGCAGGCACGCCAGTGTTTGTGGAGTCATCGTTGAAATACCACTCTGATCGTATTGAACCTCTAACCTCGGACCGTATATCCGGTCCAGGGACAGTGCCTGGTGGGTAGTTTAACTGGGGCGGTTGCCTCCCAAAATGTAACGGAGGCGCCCAAAGGTTCCCTCAACCTGGACGGCAATCAGGTGTTGAGTGCAAGTGCACAAGGGAGCTTGACTGCGAGACTTACAAGTCGAGCAGGGACGAAAGTCGGGACTAGTGATCCGGCACCTCTGAGTGGAAGGGGTGTCGCTCAACGGATAAAAGGTACCCCGGGGATAACAGGCTGATCTTCCCCAAGAGTCCATATCGACGGGATGGTTTGGCACCTCGATGTCGGCTCGTCGCATCCTGGGGCTGGAGCAGGTCCCAAGGGTTGGGCTGTTCGCCCATTAAAGCGGCACGCGAGCTGGGTTTAGAACGTCGTGAGACAGTTCGGTCTCTATCCGCCGCGCGCGTCAGAAACTTGAGGAAACCTGTCCCTAGTACGAGAGGACCGGGACGGACGAACCTCTGGTGTACCAGTTGTTCCACCAGGAGCACGGCTGGATAGCTACGTTCGGACAGGATAACCGCTGAAAGCATCTAAGCGGGAAACCTATTCCAAGACCAGGTTTCTTACCCTTTTAGAGGGATAAGGTCACCCACAGACTATGGGTTCAATAGGCCAGACCTGTAAGCGTAGTAATACGTTCAGGGAACTGGCACTAATCGACCGAAAACTTACTAATAAATAGCTTGCAACCACTATTGGAGTTATCCGAGCAATTGGATAACCACACTCCACCACCAGATAACTTGTGTGTACTAAACACACGAAAGAGTTACGGCGGCCACAGCGAGAGGGAAACGCCCGGTCCCATCCCGAACCCGGAAGCTAAGCCTCTCAGCGCCGATGGTACTGTTCTCGACACGGAACGGAAGAGTAGGACACCGCCGAACACACATTGGAAATGCCCCCCAGGAAACTGGGGGGCATTTTCATACCCCAAATGCTAAATTCCACAAACCAGGCCACGGCAGAGATAGGGGCCAGAGCACGTGTTCACGCGACGCTTCAAGCTCAAACCCACGGCGACCACAGTGGGTGCAGTCATCCTCGTCCTGGTCATCTACGTGGGTTTTCTGGCTATCTATCGGCTATTGGATCACCACTCGGGGCCGGCGTCGGCCGATCTGGATCTGTCTCGTGACAATGAGACCGTGGTGGTCATCGACTTGCAGGACCTACGCACGGTGAACAATCGGCTGGATGCCGAGGTGGTGGTACTGCCCGCGAAGACAGCCCTCGACGGCTTCGGTCTGTTGAGTGCGGACATGTCGGTCCGATTGGTGTCGTCGCTGGATTATGGGGAACGGTACTTTCCTCGCGGCACACTGCCCGCGGCCATGGACGACACGCTGATTGCCACCGGCGATGCCCAATCATGGCCATTCGATGAGTACTCGACCGGAAATCTGCGTGCGGAAGTCATGGTGGGTAACGGTGAGGGACGCCGTCCGGTCCCCGCGCGGATTGAGGTCATCGGCAGCTTGGGTGGTTGGCGCGTATCGACGGCGACATCACCGGCCCCTGCGGGCAAGGGCGATCAAACAGCGATCAGATTGGTGCGGGCGCGTGGCACCTTGGCGTTCGATGTCGGTATCTGTCTGGTCTTGATCACGCTGCCGACGATGGCCCTGATCGTGGCGATCGAGACCGTACGGGGTGTCAAGAAATTCCACCCGCCGCTGACCACGTGGTTCGGCACGATGTTGTTCGCGATCGTGCCGCTGCGCAATATCCTGCCCGGTGCACCGCCGCCGGGTGCCTGGATAGATCAGGCACTGGTGCTGTGGGTGCTGATCGCCCTGGTGGTGGCGATGGTGTTGTACGTCGAGGCGTGGTGGAAGCAGTCCGACTGATCGTCGTCAGGCCACCGGAACGGCAAGGTCGGTCGGCTCGGTGCGACCGCGCAGCGTGACCGTATCGCCCGAGCGCCAATGCAGTGCTTCGCGATGGTGTGCGCGCAACACGGTATCGAGGGACGCGACCAAATGCCCCGGCACCGTCTTGGAGAGCTCGCAGAGTCTGGCTGCCTCGTTGACCGGATCACCGATCACGGTGTACTCGAATCGGTCGTGGGCCCCGATGTTTCCGGCTACCGCCTGTCCGGAGGCGACTCCGATACCGGCCTGACATTCGGGCACCTCGGTACGGAGCCGGCGGGCGATGGCACGTGCGGCGGCCAGGGCCTGGCTTTCGGGGCGATCTTGGCGGACGGGTGCGCCGAACACCGCGAGGGTGGCATCTCCCTCGAATTTGTTGACCATGCCCTCGAAGCGGTCGATTTCCTCGACGACGACAGCGAAAAAGCGGTTCAGTAGGGCCACCACCTCTACGGCGGGCCGTGTGGCGGCGAGGCGTGTGGAACCTACGATGTCGGCGAAAAGCACTGCGACATGGCGCTCTTCGCCGCCGAGTTCGGGCTGCTGCAGTTCGGCGGCCGCGGCCACCTCGCGACCCACGTGCTTACCGAAAAGGTCCCGCACCCGCTCGCGTTCACGCAGGCCCTCGACCATGGTGTTGAAACCCGCCTGCAGCTCACCCAATTCGGTGCCGTCGTACACGACGAGGTTCACATCCAGGTCGTTCTGCTCGACACGCTTGAGCGCGGCCTGCACCTCTTTGACCGGGGTGGAGGTCATCCACGATGCGATCCAGATCAGGATGAGGCCGAATACAACCGGGAACGACGAAAGAATGATGACCGCGACCGCGAGCTGATCGATGGTGAAGTTGCCGAAGATCAGTGAGCCGAACGCGGTGAGCATGATGCCCGCGGCCGGAACCCCCGACCCCAGCGTCCATGCCAGCACCGTGCGCACCATGATCCCGGACGCGAGCCGGCGCTTACGGGCCCCCGCCTCCAGGGCGCGGGCGGCCACCGGCCGCATCGCGAACTCGGTGAAAAGGTAGTTGGCGGCACAGACGACGACCCCGCTGAAGCCGACGGCGAAGAAGATCTTCGGGATGTAGAGCGGATTCTGCAGCCCGTAGAGCGTGGTGAAGAGGGCGGTACCCCCAGCCCACAAGACTGCCTCGACGACGGTGAGCCGCCGCGGCACCGCAAAGGTGTTGCGCTGGTCGGCCTTTGTCGGTGTGCGCTCATCGATCGCCCAGCGCACCGCCTTGAAAATCCGCCGCGTGCCCCAAATCGCCCCGATCAGGATTGCCAGGGAGACATACACCGGCACCACGATGAAGTTGAGCCAAATTGGGGCATCGAACACGTTGGGATCCGGGATCGCCACGATCACCAAGAGCAGGACGACTCCGATGCCGATGAGGTTCGCGGCCACCACGAACACCGTGAGGATCAGTTGGATGCGGATCCTCTGAATGAGGGTGCTCTCGTCATATCGGCCGAGCAGCCAGGAACCATAGCCGGCACCGGCCTCAAGTCGACCGGTCTGCCCGGTGACAGCAGCCAGTGCCGCGCCCACTCGCCGCGACACTGCGCGAATCGACTCGTTTGCCATAGTTGTCGCCAGCCTAACGCCCTATACAGTGGGCCGGTGCGTCTCGTCGTAGCTCAGTGCACCGTTAATTATGTCGGCAGGCTGACCGCCCACCTCCCATCGGCCAAGCGGCTCTTGCTCATCAAGGCCGACGGTTCGGTGAGCGTGCATGCCGATGACCGTGCGTACAAGCCGCTGAACTGGATGAGCCCACCGTGCTGGCTCACCGAAACCGAGAGCGACGGCGGCGACGACACCACGGAGTCCGGCGCGTCGACTGTCTGGGTGGTGGAGAACAAAGCAGGGGAGCAGCTGCGGATCACCATCGAGAACATCGAGCACGACTCCGCGCATGAACTCGGGGTGGACCCGGGACTGGTCAAGGACGGTGTGGAGGCGCATCTGCAGGAGTTGCTCGCCGAGCATGTCGCGCTGCTCGGCGAGGGATACACCCTGGTGCGCCGCGAGTACATGACGCCGATCGGCCCGGTCGATCTGCTGTGCCGCGACGCCGATGGTGCGACGGTGGCGGTGGAGATCAAGCGCCGCGGCGAGATCGATGGTGTCGAGCAGCTGACCCGTTATCTCGAGCTGCTGAACCGCGACACCACGCTCGCGCCGGTAGCGGGCGTGTTCGCTGCGCAACAGATCAAGCCGCAGGCACGCACGCTCGCCGAGGATCGCGGAATTCGATGCCTCACACTGGATTACGACGCAATGCGGGGAATGGACTCGGACGAGTTCCGTTTGTTCTGACATGGTCCGTCATGGGAAGCGGCGTCAGCCGCCACGCCGCGAGATCCCGGCGGCGCTGTCGATCGGCGGCGATCGGATCGAGCAGGGCACCGATGGTTTCGACTATCACGTGCGCCGCATCGCGGGAGCACGAGCCATCAAGGTGTACCGCTGCCCGGGATGCGATCACGAGATCGCCATGGGGGTAGCCCACGTGGTGGTGTGGCCCGCCACGAGTGGCCCCGACGATGGTATGGATGACCGGCGGCACTGGCACACTCCGTGCTGGACCAACCGCGCGAACCGAAGTCCGACGCGCAGGTGGAGCTAGTGCGACTCCGTCTGCTGCACCAGCTCGATGAGCACGCCGCCGGTGTCCTTGGGATGCAAGAAGTTGATGCGTGAGTTAGCGGTGCCGACGCGCGGTTCGTCGTAGAGCACCCGAACACCCGCGGCACGCAGCTGATCTGTCAGTGCGTCGATATCGGTGACCCGGTAGGCCAGCTGCTGCAGGCCCGGTCCCTTGGTGTCCAGGAACTTGCCGATGGGAGAGGCCGCGTGGAGCGGAGACATCAGCTGAATCTGGGCGCTGCCGGGCTCGGCTCCGGGGAAGGACAGCATGGCCTCGCGGACACCCTGACCCTCGTTGATCTCCTCGTGCACCAGGATCATGCCCAGGTGCTCGTGGTACCACTCGATTGCCGCGTCGAGGTCGGGCACGGCGATGCCGACGTGGTCGATGGCGGTCACCAACCCGGTCGATAAGATCGCGGGTACATCAAGAGGAGACGAAGTCGTCATAACGCAACGGTAACCCGTTCCAGAAAACGGCGTCCAATCAAGAAAGTTACGGAAGGACTCCCATGGCCCCGACAAATAGGTCCGTAATAGTTGCTGGAGCGCGTACGCCGGTTGGCCGGTTCCAGGGATCTTTGAAGGACTTCTCC
Coding sequences within:
- a CDS encoding DUF4436 domain-containing protein encodes the protein MFTRRFKLKPTATTVGAVILVLVIYVGFLAIYRLLDHHSGPASADLDLSRDNETVVVIDLQDLRTVNNRLDAEVVVLPAKTALDGFGLLSADMSVRLVSSLDYGERYFPRGTLPAAMDDTLIATGDAQSWPFDEYSTGNLRAEVMVGNGEGRRPVPARIEVIGSLGGWRVSTATSPAPAGKGDQTAIRLVRARGTLAFDVGICLVLITLPTMALIVAIETVRGVKKFHPPLTTWFGTMLFAIVPLRNILPGAPPPGAWIDQALVLWVLIALVVAMVLYVEAWWKQSD
- the mce gene encoding methylmalonyl-CoA epimerase; its protein translation is MTTSSPLDVPAILSTGLVTAIDHVGIAVPDLDAAIEWYHEHLGMILVHEEINEGQGVREAMLSFPGAEPGSAQIQLMSPLHAASPIGKFLDTKGPGLQQLAYRVTDIDALTDQLRAAGVRVLYDEPRVGTANSRINFLHPKDTGGVLIELVQQTESH
- a CDS encoding adenylate/guanylate cyclase domain-containing protein: MANESIRAVSRRVGAALAAVTGQTGRLEAGAGYGSWLLGRYDESTLIQRIRIQLILTVFVVAANLIGIGVVLLLVIVAIPDPNVFDAPIWLNFIVVPVYVSLAILIGAIWGTRRIFKAVRWAIDERTPTKADQRNTFAVPRRLTVVEAVLWAGGTALFTTLYGLQNPLYIPKIFFAVGFSGVVVCAANYLFTEFAMRPVAARALEAGARKRRLASGIMVRTVLAWTLGSGVPAAGIMLTAFGSLIFGNFTIDQLAVAVIILSSFPVVFGLILIWIASWMTSTPVKEVQAALKRVEQNDLDVNLVVYDGTELGELQAGFNTMVEGLRERERVRDLFGKHVGREVAAAAELQQPELGGEERHVAVLFADIVGSTRLAATRPAVEVVALLNRFFAVVVEEIDRFEGMVNKFEGDATLAVFGAPVRQDRPESQALAAARAIARRLRTEVPECQAGIGVASGQAVAGNIGAHDRFEYTVIGDPVNEAARLCELSKTVPGHLVASLDTVLRAHHREALHWRSGDTVTLRGRTEPTDLAVPVA
- the nucS gene encoding endonuclease NucS, which gives rise to MRLVVAQCTVNYVGRLTAHLPSAKRLLLIKADGSVSVHADDRAYKPLNWMSPPCWLTETESDGGDDTTESGASTVWVVENKAGEQLRITIENIEHDSAHELGVDPGLVKDGVEAHLQELLAEHVALLGEGYTLVRREYMTPIGPVDLLCRDADGATVAVEIKRRGEIDGVEQLTRYLELLNRDTTLAPVAGVFAAQQIKPQARTLAEDRGIRCLTLDYDAMRGMDSDEFRLF